One Fusarium oxysporum f. sp. lycopersici 4287 chromosome 8, whole genome shotgun sequence genomic region harbors:
- a CDS encoding ATP synthase mitochondrial F1 complex assembly factor 2 — protein MKSVTRVPLRIAPRLVQSPAFVRPIHSTVVKAANVAPVVGTGPPPEPPIQPAENVHQRVARRRKQAEMLKNAKELRNASSGKGGGGLKKRFWKDVSVKEVDGALQVFLDTRPLRHPVTKEIVRIPITKPDLASALALEWDLLTSAQDATRHHLIPLTSLTCRALDIAAADNTPGGEISEVRNAIATTLLRYLDTDSILCWNPPAGEHDLKNDAGESLRDVQKRTAEEIVSFLTTHVWPGITINPVLDGHSILPQSQAPGVREIVQGWITGLDAFEIAGLERATLAGKSLIAAARFVVEWTEGSVARGHLNPGKKFGVEEAAVATSLEVDWQTGQWGEVEDTHDVNKEDVRRQLGSVTLLVSGTGLKA, from the exons ATGAAGTCTGTAACACGAGTACCACTTCGCATTGCGCCTCGGCTCGTCCAGAGCCCGGCCTTTGTCCGTCCAATTCACTCGACCGTTGTCAAGGCCGCCAATGTCGCTCCGGTGGTCGGCACCGGCCCGCCACCTGAGCCGCCGATCCAACCCGCCGAAAATGTCCATCAGCGAGTCGCCAGGCGGAGGAAGCAGGCTGAGATGCTCAAGAATGCTAAGGAGCTTCGAAATGCTAGCTCTGGAAAGGGAGGCGGTGGTTTGAAGAAGCGATTCTGGAAGGATGTTTCTGTGAAGGAAGTTGACG GTGCCCTTCAAGTCTTCCTCGATACTCGACCGTTGAGACATCCTGTGACAAAGGAGATCGTTCGAATTCCCATCACCAAGCCCGATCTTGCCTCCGCTCTCGCCCTCGAATGGGATCTTTTGACTTCTGCCCAAGATGCTACAAGACATCATTTGATCCCTCTTACAAGTCTAACGTGCCGAGCTCTTGATATCGCAGCGGCTGATAATACCCCTGGGGGCGAAATTTCAGAGGTTCGAAATGCCATTGCTACAACATTATTACGATACCTCGATACCGATTCCATTCTCTGCTGGAACCCTCCAGCAGGAGAGCACGATCTCAAGAATGATGCTGGAGAGTCGCTACGAGATGTACAGAAGCGCACAGCCGAGGAGATTGTGTCCTTCCTGACAACACATGTTTGGCCAGGCATCACCATCAATCCTGTTCTTGACGGCCACTCCATCTTGCCTCAGTCACAGGCACCTGGAGTTCGCGAAATTGTTCAGGGCTGGATCACTGGTCTCGATGCTTTCGAGATTGCTGGACTTGAGCGTGCCACATTGGCTGGAAAGAGTCTCATTGCTGCTGCACGATTTGTAGTTGAGTGGACTGAGGGCTCAGTCGCAAGGGGTCATTTGAACCCTGGCAAGAAgtttggtgttgaagaagccgcTGTTGCCACTAGTCTTGAGGTTGACTGGCAGACCGGACAGTGGGGAGAGGTCGAGGATACCCATGATGTTAACAAGGAGGATGTGAGAAGACAGCTCGGCAGCGTTACGCTGTTGGTGTCTGGCACAGGTTTGAAGGCATAA
- a CDS encoding hypothetical protein (At least one base has a quality score < 10), protein MKANFALLALTASLGEVSAHWGNWKDAPKYTPPRAIDNKCQENQKKGWYWDDLQVGQFEKYNDFDFKGWTCGTDKSKRDLTGRHFGKSISAECGSAKEAAPSFGCGAGSKEKSFSLKKFHVRPEFDCRLEFHYDMPDGSTCKHQADCSKDGTDVYNSQCGGAKNVRFVYPKQPNKPKDKCRIEVPQIDFDCDKPQPPTPPYGGNTETVPSGENTKTIPYGDNTKTVPAGEETTTAPAGGNTETVPYGENTETVPAGEQTTSGSSPAETTSAPVGENTETVPSGENTETVPAGEQTTSGSSPAETTSAPVGENTETVPYGENTKTVPSGEETKTVPAGGQTPSGSSGSETTSAPSGDNTETVPAGENTKTVPAGEETKTVPAGENTSVLTTVYDSTSTVYTTEGKTITSCGPEVTSAPSGDNTETVPAGENTKTVPAGEETKTVPAGENTSVITTVYDSTSTVYTTEVKTITSCGPEVTNCPVTAGTPAVVTETVAVSTTICPVTETITHKAPKPEKTGSDEKPETPKAPEDGYDVPDVVPSCLNTFLDYVADCKDNTDAACYCPSKDFVDNVFECLYAHAENDDTVAQAVSFFQGICAPYVEKNPGIATGADSVTEHITVTGTTIITSAHYTTVVVATTITEPVVASGTTVEGSSTVKTIETEIVVPEVGFTSGPAGTVPSLLRLPLLPPPLPVLRPLLPATRLPALVRLSSLASPLLAPVASPLPPLLAFP, encoded by the exons ATGAAGGCCAACTTTGCCCTTCTGGCTCTCACTGCCAGCCTTGGCGAGGTCTCCGCTCACTGGGGTAACTGGAAGGATGCTCCCAAGTACACTCCTCCTCGTGCCATTGACAACAAGTGTCAGGAGAACCAGAAGAAAGGCTGGTACTGGGATGACCTCCAGGTCGGCCAGTTCGAGAAGTACAACGATTTTGATTTCAAGGGCTGGACCTGTGGAACCGATAAGTCGAAGCGCGATCTCACTGGCCGACACTTTGGCAAGTCTATCTCTGCCGAGTGTGGCTCTGCCAAGGAGGCGGCTCCCTCTTTCGGCTGCGGTGCTGGCAGCAAGGAGAAGTCTTTCTCTCTGAAGAAGTTCCACGTCCGACCCGAGTTTGACTGCCGTCTCGAGTTCCACTATGACATGCCTGACGGCTCTACTTGCAAGCACCAGGCCGACTGCTCCAAGGACGGTACCGATGTTTACAACAGCCAGTGTGGTGGTGCCAAGAACGTTCGCTTCGTCTACCCCAAGCAGCCCAACAAGCCCAAGGACAAGTGCCGCATTGAGGTTCCCCAGATCGACTTCGACTGTGACAAGCCTCAGCCTCCCACTCCTCCTTATGGCGGCAACACCGAGACCGTCCCCTCCGGCGAGAACACCAAGACTATCCCCTACGgtgacaacaccaagaccgtCCCTGCTGGTGAGGAGACCACTACTGCTCCTGCCGGTGGTAACACCGAGACTGTCCCCTACGGCGAGAACACTGAGACTGTTCCCGCTGGTGAGCAGACTAcctctggatcttctccCGCTGAGACCACCTCCGCTCCTGTAGGCGAGAACACCGAGACCGTTCCTTCTGGTGAGAACACTGAGACCGTCCCCGCCGGTGAGCAGACCACTTCTGGTTCTTCTCCTGCTGAGACTACCTCCGCTCCGGTTGGTGAGAACACTGAGACTGTCCCTTACGGCGAGAACACCAAGACTGTTCCTTCTGGCGAAGAGACTAAGACTGTCCCTGCTGGCGGCCAGACCCCCTCCGGCTCATCTGGTTCCGAGACTACCTCTGCTCCTTCTGGCGACAACACTGAGACTGTCCCTGCTGGTGAGAACACCAAGACCGTTCCTGCTGGTgaggagaccaagaccgTCCCTGCTGGTGAGAACACCTCCGTCCTCACCACCGTCTATGACAGCACCTCCACCGTCTACACCACTGAGGGCAAGACCATCACCTCTTGCGGCCCTGAGGTTACCTCTGCTCCTTCTGGCGACAACACTGAGACTGTCCCTGCTGGTGAGAACACCAAGACCGTTCCTGCTGGTgaggagaccaagaccgTCCCTGCTGGTGAGAACACCTCCGTCATCACCACCGTCTATGACAGCACCTCCACCGTCTACACCACTGAGGTCAAGACCATCACCTCTTGCGGCCCTGAG GTCACCAACTGCCCTGTCACCGCCGGCACTCCTGCTGTTGTCACCGAGACTGTTGCCGTTTCCACTACCATCTGCCCCGTCACCGAGACCATCACTCACAAGGCTCCCAAGCCCGAGAAGACTGGCTCCGACGAGAAGCCCGAGACCCCTAAGGCTCCTGAGGACGGTTACGACGTTCCCGATGTTGTCCCCAGCTGCTTGAACACCTTCCTTGACTACGTCGCCGACTGCAAGGACAACACCGACGCTGCCTGCTACTGCCCCTCCAAGGACTTCGTTGACAACGTCTTCGAGTGCCTGTACGCCCACGCTGAGAACGACGACACTGTCGCCCAGGCCGTCTCCTTCTTCCAGGGTATCTGCGCTCCTTACGTCGAGAAGAACCCCGGTATTGCCACCGGTGCCGACTCCGTCACTGAGCACATCACTGTCACTGGtaccaccatcatcacctctGCTCACTACACCACCGTCGTCGTCGCTACCACCATCACTGAGCCCGTTGTCGCCAGCGGCACCACTGTTGAGGGATCCTCCACCGTCAAGACCATTGAGACTGAGATCGTTGTTCCCGAGGTTGGCTTCACCTCCGGCCCTGCTGGAACGGTCCCATCCCTGCTCAGACTGCCCCTGCTACCGCCCCCGCTGCCGGTACTGAGGCCCCTGCTCCCGGCTACGAGGCTCCCGGCGCTGGTGAGACTCTCATCACTGGCAAGCCCGCTGTTGGCACCGGTGGCCTCCCCGCTCCCACCGCTACTGGCGTTCCCGTGA
- a CDS encoding hypothetical protein (At least one base has a quality score < 10), with protein sequence MKANFALLALTASLGEVSAHWGNWKDAPKYTPPRAIDNKCQENQKKGWYWDDLQVGQFEKYNDFDFKGWTCGTDKSKRDLTGRHFGKSISAECGSAKEAAPSFGCGAGSKEKSFSLKKFHVRPEFDCRLEFHYDMPDGSTCKHQADCSKDGTDVYNSQCGGAKNVRFVYPKQPNKPKDKCRIEVPQIDFDCDKPQPPTPPYGGNTETVPSGENTKTIPYGDNTKTVPAGEETTTAPAGGNTETVPYGENTETVPAGEQTTSGSSPAETTSAPVGENTETVPSGENTETVPAGEQTTSGSSPAETTSAPVGENTETVPYGENTKTVPSGEETKTVPAGGQTPSGSSGSETTSAPSGDNTETVPAGENTKTVPAGEETKTVPAGENTSVLTTVYDSTSTVYTTEGKTITSCGPEVTSAPSGDNTETVPAGENTKTVPAGEETKTVPAGENTSVITTVYDSTSTVYTTEVKTITSCGPEVTNCPVTAGTPAVVTETVAVSTTICPVTETITHKAPKPEKTGSDEKPETPKAPEDGYDVPDVVPSCLNTFLDYVADCKDNTDAACYCPSKDFVDNVFECLYAHAENDDTVAQAVSFFQGICAPYVEKNPGIATGADSVTEHITVTGTTIITSAHYTTVVVATTITEPVVASGTTVEGSSTVKTIETEIVVPEVGFTSGPAGTVPSLLRLPLLPPPLPVLRPLLPATRLPALVRLSSLASPLLAPVASPLPPLLAFP encoded by the exons ATGAAGGCCAACTTTGCCCTTCTGGCTCTCACTGCCAGCCTTGGCGAGGTCTCCGCTCACTGGGGTAACTGGAAGGATGCTCCCAAGTACACTCCTCCTCGTGCCATTGACAACAAGTGTCAGGAGAACCAGAAGAAAGGCTGGTACTGGGATGACCTCCAGGTCGGCCAGTTCGAGAAGTACAACGATTTTGATTTCAAGGGCTGGACCTGTGGAACCGATAAGTCGAAGCGCGATCTCACTGGCCGACACTTTGGCAAGTCTATCTCTGCCGAGTGTGGCTCTGCCAAGGAGGCGGCTCCCTCTTTCGGCTGCGGTGCTGGCAGCAAGGAGAAGTCTTTCTCTCTGAAGAAGTTCCACGTCCGACCCGAGTTTGACTGCCGTCTCGAGTTCCACTATGACATGCCTGACGGCTCTACTTGCAAGCACCAGGCCGACTGCTCCAAGGACGGTACCGATGTTTACAACAGCCAGTGTGGTGGTGCCAAGAACGTTCGCTTCGTCTACCCCAAGCAGCCCAACAAGCCCAAGGACAAGTGCCGCATTGAGGTTCCCCAGATCGACTTCGACTGTGACAAGCCTCAGCCTCCCACTCCTCCTTATGGCGGCAACACCGAGACCGTCCCCTCCGGCGAGAACACCAAGACTATCCCCTACGgtgacaacaccaagaccgtCCCTGCTGGTGAGGAGACCACTACTGCTCCTGCCGGTGGTAACACCGAGACTGTCCCCTACGGCGAGAACACTGAGACTGTTCCCGCTGGTGAGCAGACTAcctctggatcttctccCGCTGAGACCACCTCCGCTCCTGTAGGCGAGAACACCGAGACCGTTCCTTCTGGTGAGAACACTGAGACCGTCCCCGCCGGTGAGCAGACCACTTCTGGTTCTTCTCCTGCTGAGACTACCTCCGCTCCGGTTGGTGAGAACACTGAGACTGTCCCTTACGGCGAGAACACCAAGACTGTTCCTTCTGGCGAAGAGACTAAGACTGTCCCTGCTGGCGGCCAGACCCCCTCCGGCTCATCTGGTTCCGAGACTACCTCTGCTCCTTCTGGCGACAACACTGAGACTGTCCCTGCTGGTGAGAACACCAAGACCGTTCCTGCTGGTgaggagaccaagaccgTCCCTGCTGGTGAGAACACCTCCGTCCTCACCACCGTCTATGACAGCACCTCCACCGTCTACACCACTGAGGGCAAGACCATCACCTCTTGCGGCCCTGAGGTTACCTCTGCTCCTTCTGGCGACAACACTGAGACTGTCCCTGCTGGTGAGAACACCAAGACCGTTCCTGCTGGTgaggagaccaagaccgTCCCTGCTGGTGAGAACACCTCCGTCATCACCACCGTCTATGACAGCACCTCCACCGTCTACACCACTGAG GTCAAGACCATCACTTCTTGTGGTCCTGAGGTCACCAACTGCCCTGTCACCGCCGGCACTCCTGCTGTTGTCACCGAGACTGTTGCCGTTTCCACTACCATCTGCCCCGTCACCGAGACCATCACTCACAAGGCTCCCAAGCCCGAGAAGACTGGCTCCGACGAGAAGCCCGAGACCCCTAAGGCTCCTGAGGACGGTTACGACGTTCCCGATGTTGTCCCCAGCTGCTTGAACACCTTCCTTGACTACGTCGCCGACTGCAAGGACAACACCGACGCTGCCTGCTACTGCCCCTCCAAGGACTTCGTTGACAACGTCTTCGAGTGCCTGTACGCCCACGCTGAGAACGACGACACTGTCGCCCAGGCCGTCTCCTTCTTCCAGGGTATCTGCGCTCCTTACGTCGAGAAGAACCCCGGTATTGCCACCGGTGCCGACTCCGTCACTGAGCACATCACTGTCACTGGtaccaccatcatcacctctGCTCACTACACCACCGTCGTCGTCGCTACCACCATCACTGAGCCCGTTGTCGCCAGCGGCACCACTGTTGAGGGATCCTCCACCGTCAAGACCATTGAGACTGAGATCGTTGTTCCCGAGGTTGGCTTCACCTCCGGCCCTGCTGGAACGGTCCCATCCCTGCTCAGACTGCCCCTGCTACCGCCCCCGCTGCCGGTACTGAGGCCCCTGCTCCCGGCTACGAGGCTCCCGGCGCTGGTGAGACTCTCATCACTGGCAAGCCCGCTGTTGGCACCGGTGGCCTCCCCGCTCCCACCGCTACTGGCGTTCCCGTGA